The window ATTGCCGGAAAAACCATCGGGGAACTGCTGAAAGACGCGCCGCCTCCCGGAGCCTGGCAGACCACCATTCGGACACTGGACAAGCCGCTTGGCTCCACAGGCGCGCTGGCGGTGCTGCGCGGGTCACTGGCGCCCGACGGCGCGGTGATCAAGGCGGCGGCGGCCACCTCCGCGCTGATGAGCCACCGCGGACCCGCCGTCGTGTTTGAGTCCGCCGAAGACGCGCAGCGCATTGACGATCCCGCACTGGCCATCACGCCAGAGCATGTGCTGGTGTTGCGCAACTGCGGTCCCGTGGGCGCGGGGATGCCCGAGGCCGGTTCCCTGCCCATACCGAAATATCTGGCCGCGCGGGGCGTCAAGGACATGGTGCGGGTGTCCGACGCCCGCATGAGCGGCACCGCCTACGGAACCGTGGTGCTGCATTGCTCCCCCGAGGCGGCCGTGGGCGGCGCGCTGGCGCTGGTCCAAAACGGCGACCTCATCGAACTTAATGTCGGGGAACGCCGCATTGACCTGCTTGTGGAACCGGAGACACTCCAGGAACGGAGGCGGCGTTTTACCGCGCCCCCCGCACCCGAACGGGGCTGGCACAAACTGTATGTGGAACATGTGCAACAGGCGCATCTGGGTGCCGACATGGATTTTCTGTAATCGGTGCCTTCCAAAAACACCAGTTCCGCGCAACAGACAGGATTTTCCACAACAATCCCAACCCACCACCGTCATTCCCGTGCACGCGGGAATTCAGTATTATCAAAAATTTACACCGATGTGGGATCCATGGACCCCCGCTTTCGCGGGGATGACGGACGTGAGATTTCTGGTCTGTTCACCATCACGGAAATGACGGGGAGGGGAGTGGCCGGTGGTTCAGCGAAACGGCGCCGCCCGGCGCGGTCACCAGATTTTCCATTCTTCGCGCCATGGCCGGGTGGTCATGGCCGCGGCCTGCCCGTCGCCGAGGATTTCTTCGGATTTCGGGTCCCAGTTGATGGCCCGCCCGGTCTGCGCGGCGATGTTCACCATGTGCGCGATGGTGTCGCAGCGGATCGCCATCTCGACGGGGCACACGGTCTCGGCGCGCGATTTCACGCAGTCAATGAAATTCCGGAGATGCCCCTTGGACTCGTAAACGCGCTCGTCGCCTGGTTTCAGGTCCAGTTTCCAAAGTTCCTGGTTGCTGGCGCAGAACGCGCCGAACTTGAAGTCCCCAATCCACCCCTCGGTGCCGTGGAACACCACGCCGTCGCCGTCCTGCCATTTGCGCGGGTAGTATTCCATGACCACCGGCTTGGCGGTCTGCATGTCCATCATGCGGAGCTTTACGCCGTTCTCATAGTCGCACAGGACATCCCAGCGCTCGAGTGTCCGGAATATCCCCTCCTTGGGCACGCTCCCGGCGCCCTCATAGCGGACCGGGCTGGTGTGGTCGGCCCTGTTGCCCCATTGCGCGATGCCCAGCGGATGAATGGCGCAGCCCGCCACGAAGCCCAGCGAAGTCTCGGGGCAATGGTAGCCCCCCCAGGGCGTGCAGCGGTCCACGGTGTACGGAACCATCGGCGACGGCCCCTGCCACATGTTGAAATCGAGGTCTTCGGGCACGGGGACCTCCTCCGTGGACCCGTATGGCGGCGTGTGGTATTTGTCGGTGTCATTCAGCACGTTCCGGCACCAGACATCAATCCGCTGCAGCTCGCCGATATACCCGTTCCGCACCAGCTCCACCATCTTTGGGTACAGCGACTCGGACCGGTACTGGGTGCCGAACTGGAACACGCGCCCGTTCCCGTTCACCGCCTCCCGCAGCAGTTTGGCCTGTCCCAGGTCGAGGGTCAGCGGCTTCTGGCAGAAAACATCCTTGCCGCTCCGCGCCGCGGAAATCGCCATGGGCGTGTGCCAGTTGTCATGCGCGCCGATGAACACCGCGTCCACGTCCGGAAGCGCGATCACCTCGCGGAAATCGTCGTAGACCCGGCACGTCCCGGCGCCGTAATGCGCGTTCAGCTCCTCCGCCATGGCGGTGCGGCGCGATTTGTAGGCGTCGCAGACGGCCACAATGCGGACATCGTCCCACTGTGTGAGCCAGTTCTTGTGATAATTGCCGATGTTGCCGCAGCCGATCAGCGCCACATTCACGCGGTTTCCGGGCGCGTCCGCGCCAAAAGCGCCGGACGGGACTATCGTTGGAATGCCCATCGCCGCCGAGGCCGCGAGGCCGCGTCTCATGAAACTGCGCCGGCTGATGCTTTTCTCCGACATGGCTGTGTTCCTTCCGCGTTTTCGGAAAATTCCCGGGCACTGATTTGCCGCGTCACATTGTTGATCGGTTTTGGTCTGCCGGGCAAGAAAAGGACAGGTGCGCCGCGCAAGGCTTTTGTCATAAATCCGTCGGGATAAGGTAAACTTGGTTGGGTATCGAGTGACCTCAAAGGGCGGGTTATACCCGCCCATGGCACAGCACTGTCTGGAAAGTAGTCGCCTCAGCATGAAAACACACCCTTTCACCATGTCAGCCGTCCTGCTGGCCATTGTTTTGTCCTCACACTGCGTTGCGGGATGGCCGGACACGCCAGATGCCCAATCCTTGCTGGAGCGGGCGGGATACGGAGTGGGGGAGTATGAGGCGGCGCTTGCCTGGACGGAAACCGCACCCGGCGGGGAGATGGTCCAGGGACTGCATGTCCGGGTGGAGGCGACGGGGGAACGCTTTGACCTCTACTTTGACGCGCAGGGATACCCCCTGGACGACGCCGCGCTGGCGGCGCTGGGAATTCAGCCTAAGAACTGGGCACCCCGGCGGGTAAGCCAGCCGACGGAGATACGTCCGGGTTTCCCGCTGAAAACGAAGGCCGCGCCCCTTTCACCGAAGGCGGCAGGGCTCCTGAATCTGTCCGAATGGGTGTTTCCACCAAAGGACGCCGAGGCACTGGCCCTGGAAGACGCGTTCCTGGAGGCGGACGGCGCGAAGGGCGTGGCGCGCATCGGCGTGGTGGACACGATTTCCCCGCCGGTGGAGGTGTCTTCGGACCACGTCGCCACGGGGGAATGGCGTGTCCTCGCGGACGGTTCGCGGCTGTGGGCCATGAGCCTGCGCTCCCTTGGCGCGGTGGGCCAGCGGGTGAACTTTTCAGTCTTTCCGGAGACGGCGGGCGTGTCCGTGATGGTCTATGCCACCGATGCCCCGGAATCGGGCGGCGGCCCGAGGCCGGTGACGGGTCCGGGCTGGAGCCCCACCTGTTTCGGGGAGGCAATGACCATCGAGTGCCATGTGCAGGCGGGGGTTGACGCGCCGTTCCGGCTGGTGCTCGGAGAACTGCTCTACCTTTACCGGGACCCCCTGGCTGTGGCGGAGAAAGCCGCCGGGACCTGCAACATCGGCATTGCGTGCCGCGCAGACTGGCTGACTGAGGCCATGTCCGTGGGGGGGCTGGCGTTGGTATATTCCGGAGCGTCCCTGTTTTGCACAGGCACCCTGATTGCTGACACGGTGCAGGACACGTCCATCCCCTATCTGCTGACGGCGAATCACTGTGTTGGGACACAGGAAAAGGCGCAAAGCCTCGAAGTGTACTGGCTGTACCAGGCGGAGGTCTGCGATGGGGAGGCACCAAGCCTGTCCAACGTGCCGCGCACCACGGGCGGCGCGGATTATCTCGCGGGGACGGCGAGCACGGCGGGGGGCACCGATGTCACGCTGCTGCGGCTGCGGGAAACACCGCCGGAGGGATTGCCGTTCGTCGGCTGGCTGACGGACCCCGCCCCGGTCGGACGTTCCGTCGCCGTCATCCACCATCCCCGGGGGGACGCCAAGCACATCTCCTTTGGCAGCGTCACCGACAACGGCAGTCTGCAACTGGGCGGGGGCAGGCTGCGGCCCGTGGAGACATTTCACGAGGTCTTGTGGACAACGGGCACCACGGAACCCGGCTCTTCAGGCTGTCCCCTGTTCACCCAGGACACCCGGCAGATTATCGGGCAGTTGTACGGCGGCTATGCCAGTTGCAGTAAGCCCGAGGAGCCGGACTACTTTGGACGGTTTGACGTTTCCTTTCCCATATTGCAACCGTGGCTTGATCCGCAAGTGAACCCGGAAGGTGAGGGGGAAGGGGAAGGCGAAGGCGAGGGCGAGGGCGAGGGCGAGGGCGAAGATGAACCCCCCTGCTGCCGGCGGACCAAAACGGGGGGGGGCTCCTCCCTCTTTGTGACCGCCCTGCTGCTGATGACGCTCTGGACAGCCGCCCTGCCCGGCGGGGGTAAACAGTGACACCCGTTCCCCCGAGAACCGCCCCCTATCGGCGGGTAACAACGGGGTGCGCCCTTCTCTTGGCGGCGGCTTTCTTGTCAGGGCATGCGGGGCATGCCGCCGAGGCGCCGTTGCGGCCGGGCACCGCCGTGAAAGACCGGACACCGGACTACGCCCGCGCGCCGGAAGGGGTCCGATGGGACTTGGCGCCGCGGGTGGCCCTGAGTGAGCCGGATATCACCGCCGCGCTGGCCGAGGACAAGGAACTGGGGGAGGACGGGGAAAAGGGCGCCCTGCGCATCGGGCTGTTTCAGGACATTTATCCGCCCGCAACCACCGCTTCCGGGGGCTGGCAGGACACACCCGCCGGGGAGCGGGTCTGGGCCCTGTGCCTGCACTCGCCCTGCGCGCTGGGAATGCGTGTGGCGTTTGACCGGCTCGCCGTGCCCGCCGGGGGAACCCTCTGGCTGGCGGACGCCGCCGCCCCTGAGCGGCTATACGGTCCAGTCACCCCCGACAAGGCCGGTGACTGGCCGTTGTGGTCGCCCGCCTGTCCGGGCGAGTCGGTGCTGGTGATGTGCGTCCTGCCCGCGGGCGCGGAGGCGTCCGGGCTCGAATTGGCGGTTTCCCGGCTGGCGCATGTGTACCGCGACCCGGTGCGTGAAACCGCCGACAAGGTTGAGCCGGGCTCCTGCAATCTGGACGTGTCCTGCGCGCCGGCCTGGGCGGAGTTCGCCTCCGCCGTGGGCGGCCTGAGCACGGTCACTTCCCACGGGCTGATATTCTGCACCTGCACCCTGCTGAACGAGAACGACCCCTGCGGGGACATTCCCCTTGTGCTTACGGCCAACCACTGCGTGGGCGGCCAGACGGGTGTCCGCGGCGCGTCGTCCGTGGAGTTTTACTGGCTCTACCAGACCGCCTCCTGCGACGGGACCCCGCCGGGCATCAACACCGTGCCCAGGACCAGCGGCGGCGCGGACTATCTGGCGGGAATGGGGGGCACGGGGCGCGTGGGCGGCGGTTCCGATGTGACCCTGCTGCGGATGCGCGCCGCGCCCCCGGCGCAACTGGCGCGGGCGGGCTGGACCACCACGGTGCCCGCCCTGAACACCCCCGTGACCTGCGTGCACCATCCGAGGGGCTCGTACAAGCGCATCAGCCACGGCGCGCTGAAAAACATCGGCACCCCCCATCCGGACTGGTACCACGAGGTGCGCTGGAGTGAGGGAGTCACGGAGCCCGCCTCCTCCGGCTCCGCCCTCGCGCTGACGGCCACGGGGCAGATCATCGGCCAGTTGTGGGGCGGGGACTCTTCCTGCGCCGCACCCGGCGCGCCAGACTATTACGGGCGCTTCGACAAAAGTTACGCGCTTCTGGGGAAATATCTGGAGGCGCCCGCCGCCCTCTTCTCCGAAACGGGCGTGTCCATTTCCGAGGGGGCGGGAACACTGCTCCTTTCGGTGGTCCTGAGCCGCCCCGCCACGGTGGACACCCAAGTTCTTTATGCCACCGGGGTGGGCACGGCTTTGCCGGGCCGTGATTTTGCCCACAGCGCGGGCAGCCTGTTCTTTCCCGCCGGGGAGACGCAGGGCGGCCTGGAAATTGCGCTGTCGGACAATGTGGAACTGGACGGAAACCGCGTGTTTACAGTGCGCCTGACCCAGGAGGAGCCCTGCCTTGGGGTGTCCGCCGGAGGCGCGACAATCACCGTGACCCTGATTGACGATGATGTGGACACGGACGGGGACGGCCTTTCCGACGCGGCGGAGACCGGGGGCCACTACGGCTTCGTCACGGACCCGGCGCGTCCGGACACGGACGGCGACGGGTTAAGTGATTATGAAGAGGTGATGGGAACCCATGGTCATGTCACCGATCCCGCCAACCGGGACACGGACGGGGACGGATACAGTGACTATTGGGAGCTCATGGTTCTCGGGAGGAACCCACTTGACCCGAATGACACCAGAAGGCTGCCGTCTCTTCGGGTTCCGTGGTTTGAAGATATGGACTGAATGGACTGCGTGTCACCCCTTTTGGGCGGGTTTTCCATCGTTGGACACACCGGTGCGCATGCATTTGAGCACATCCCAGTATGCGGGTATAGCCACCGGCGCGGACAAAGTCATCTTCTCCGAGCCATGGCCATGGAGCGCGCCGCAGGCAGTCCCCTCATGCATTCACAAAACGCCAAGGGGACTGGCAACGGTTGCGCAGTTGGCCTGATGTGTTCCCCACCCTGGTTTGCGCAACCGGTGCCTGTACCCCAAAACGGTTCACCCCTTCTGGGCGGGTTTCCCTCCGTTCGGGGTACCGGCGCGCATGCATTTGAGCACATCCCGAACCATGCCGTCGGCCAGTTCATGCTCGGCGATGAAGATTTTTCCCTTCTGGCCCTGCTCAAGGAGGGTGGCCTCCATGCCGCTTGCGGCCCGCGCCATGATGGTGATGTCCGGGTTGAGCGTGATGGCGATGTCCACCATCTGCCGCGCCTTCATGGCGTCCCGCACGGTGATGACGAGCACCGCCGCCCGCGCCACATGGGCCTGGGCAAGCGCCATGGCCGTTGACGCGTCGCCCGACACGGCGGGGATGCCGCGCCCCCGCAGCTCCTCCACGAGCTCCCGCGTCTGCTCGGCGACGACAAAGGGGATGCCCCGCGCGGCGAGGGCGTCGCACACACGCCTGCCCACCCTGCCATAGCCGACAACCACCACCTGTTTCGATATGTACTTCTCCTCCGTGCTCAGGGGAAGGGTGGCCAGGGGGTCCACGGGCAGGTTGACCACGCGCGCGACGGGCGCGGGCGAGAGAATGGTCTCAATGGCGCCGCGCACGGTGGGGCCTTTCCCCAGAAGGAGCAGGGTGTCATGCGGCCTGAGGCGGGTCTGCCCCCGGGGCACGAGGAAATCGTTCCCGCGCCCGATGAGCAGGATGATGACGTCGTCGGGGATGTCCAGGTCGGCGATGGCCATGCCCACGACGGGCATGTCCGGCAGAATCTCGACCTCCTGCGTCTCGCCCTGCATCTGCCCGAAACGCTCTATCTCCAGGGAATAGGCCGGGCGGGGGGCAAGGGGCTCGTCCACGCCAAGGCACCGGGCCACGGGCATGAGCAGGGTTCCCTGGAGCAGCACGGAGGTGACCACGGTGAAAAACACCATGTTGAAGACCATGTCGGAGCCCTCGAACCCCGCCATGAGCGGGAAGGTGGCGAGGACAATCGGGACGGCGCCGCGCAGGCCGGTCCAGGAGATCATGGCGCGCTCGCGCATGGAGAAGGCGCTCCCCCAAAGCCCGAAGGCCACGGCGACGGGGCGGGCCACCGCCATGAGAAACGCCGCGAAAAGCAGGGCCTTGACGGCCACGCCGGGCAAATGGGACGGGTTGACCAGGAGCCCGAGGGCAAGGAATATGAAAATCTGCATGAGCCAGGCAAGCCCGTCGTGGAATTTCGTCACGGTGCGCTTGTAGGCGAAATCCGAGCGGTTCATCATGATGCCGCAGAGGTAGACCGCCAGGAACCCGTTCCCCTTCACGAGCTCCGCGGTGCCAAAGGTGACCAGCACGAGGCTCATGCCAAAGACGGGGTAGAGCCCGATGTTGTCGAGGCGTATGCGGTTGAAGAGCCAGCCCGCGCCCGCGCCGATGAGCAGCCCCACCGCGGCGCCAAAGGACATGTTCACCAGGAAGGCGACCAAAAGGCCCGACCACGCGAAATCGGGCACGGACACTATCTGGGTCATGCCGAGGGTGAGAAAGATGGCCATGGGGTCGTTGCTGCCCGACTCGAGCTCGAGGAGGGGGCGGAGGTTTCCCCTGAGGGCGACGCCGCGGCTGCGCAGGATGGAGAAGACGGCGGCCGCGTCGGTGGAGGAGATGATCGCGCCGAGGAGCATGCCCACGGGCAGGGGGAAGCCGAGGGCGGCCCAGGCAAAGAGCCCGACCAGGGCGGCCGTGGCCACCACCCCCAGGCTCGACAGCACCGCGCCGCGCGCAAGGACGGGGCGCATGGCGCGCCAGTTGGTGTCGAGCCCGCCCGAGAAGAGGATGAAGGCGAGGGCGACGGTGCCGACCATGTTCGCCGCCCATGCGTTGTCGAAATCAATGCCGCCGGGGCCGTCCGTGCCCGCCAGCATGCCGATTCCCAGAAAGAAAATAAGCGCGGGCACGCCGTATTTGTCGGACATTTTGCTGGCGACGACGCTCAGCATCATGAGCACCCCGGCGGTGAGCAGTATGAGTGAGGGCGTGGTCATGGCGTTTCGTTCTCCTTCGGTTGCGGCCCCATCACAAAACGCAGCATGCCGCCGCCCGCCACCTCGTCGTGGGTGAACCAGGTGCGGTCCAGGGGCGTGTCATTCAGGAACACCTTTTGGACATACATGTTTTTTGGGCCGTTGTTTTCGGCGACGACCGTGAGCAGGGGGCCGTTCATGTCCACCACGGCCCTGTCGAAGAGCGGCGCGCCCAGCTCGTAGCGGGTGGTGCCCGCAATGGGGTAGAAGCCCAGGGAACTGAGGATATACCACGCCGAGAGGGTGCCGCCGTCGTCGTTGCCGTCGAGGCCGATGTGGTTGTCCGCGTGCTTGGTCTCGAGAATCCAGCGGACCCATTTCTGGGTGAGGTCGGGGCGGCCGGCGCCGTTGAAGAGGTAGGCGGCGTTCAGGTGGTGCTCGTTGCCCTGCCAGTAGTGGCTGCCGGGGTGCCACGGCGCGAGGGACTTCCTGGACTTGGCCATGAAGTTTTCCAGCTCTTCGAGGAAATACCCGCGGCTCTTGAAGAGGGCGATGAGGCCGTCATGGTCATGGGGCACGCACCAGCGCCACTGCATCGGGCTCCCCTCGACATAGTCTTTCGTGTACTTCTGTTTCACGTCGGTGTAACTCAGCGCGAGGGGGCGGAACTCGCCGGGGAAATTCCCCGCCGTGTCGCGCGGCTGGAAGAACTGCGTGGCCGGGTTCCACGTGTTTTTGTAAAACTGCCCCCGCCCCGCAAACTCGGCGGCGTCCGCGTCGTGGCCCAGGGCCGCCGCAAACAGGGACAGGGCATGGTCCTCCCAGGCGTACTCCAGCGTGGCCGAAACGGCGTCGTGCATTTTATCCGTTGGGCAGTACCCGTATTGTAGGTATTCTTTCAGGCCGTGGCGGCCCGCAAAACGGCTTCCCTCCGGCGGGCCTGTGGTGACGGTCCGGCGGAGGATTTGGTAGGCTTTTTCACCGTCAAAGTCCCGGATGCCCTTAAGCCAGGCCTCGCTCACGGCCACATCGGCGGGGGTGCCGAACATGCAGTTGGTGTATCCCGCGCCCGAGGGCCATCGGGGGAAGGCGCCGCCCGCCTTCGCCATCTCCAGCAGGGACCGCATGAATTCGCCCTGCTCGCGCCGCGCGGCCAGATTGTACAGGGGGTGCGTGGTGCGGAAGGTGTCCCACAGGGAGAAGTCCGTGTAATAGGTGAAGCCCTCCGCGCGGTGGACCTGGCGGTCAAAGCCCTCGTACTCGCCGTTCACGTCGGAAAAGGTGGTGGGCATCATGGCGGTGCGGTAGAGCGCGGTGTAAAAAATCCGCCGCTGCGTCTCCGTTCCGCCCTCGATCCGGATGCGGGACAGGTAGTCCTCCCAGGCTTTCTTCGTCTCCTCCAGGATGTCCTGGAAGGACTTGGCGGGGGGCGCCTCGGCGTCCAGGTTCTTGCGCGCGTTGGCGATGCTTACATAGGAGAGGGCCACACGCAGTTCCACCGGGGATTTCCCGGAGTCAAAGCCCAGTTCCACGGCGAGGTCGTTCCCCGCCGACTCGGTCGCACCGGGGGAGAATGCGCCGTTCTTGGAAATCCCATGGCTGGAGAAGGGTTGTGCGGCCCTGGCCGCAAAATACACGTCCAGACCGCCGTAACGCCCCGAGAAACTGCCGTAAACGCGGCAGGAGCCCTCGATTTCGCCCGACGCCGGCAGGATGCGGACCACGCCGTTTTCACAGCGCTTGTCCCCGAGCGTGCTGGTGGCGTCCAGGATGAGTCTCGGACGTTCCCCCTCAGCGAAGGTGTAGCGGTGGACGCCCACGCGGGGTGTCGCGGTCATTTCGGCCAGCACCTTCTCGCTGGAAAGACGCACGGCGTAATAGCCGGGAAAGGCTTTCTCGTAGGTGTGGGAAAACTTGGCGGTCCGCCCCTTCGGGCGGGTCTTTTCAATGCGGGACTCCACGGTGGGGAAGACCCGGAACACGCCGCCCTCCTGCGCGTCCGCGCCAACCAGGCGGGTGTGGCTGAACCCGGCGGTCTGGTTGTCCCCGTAATAATAGCCGGAGCGGTTGGTGCCCCGCCGTTTGAACAGGTAAGACTGGGTGTCCGGGGCGAGGCGCACCATGCCGAACGGGGCGGTGGCGGCAGGGGTGTTGTGCGCGCACAGCCACCACACCCCGCCGGTGCCGCTGAAGGGGTTCACCATCGCGCCGAGGGGTCCGGGAAAGGACGCCGTGACAAGGGCGCCGGGTGTCTGGGCGACAATGCTCTTGTGGTAGGCCCACACCCCGAAAATCAGGAGGGCAATGGAAAGAACGACGGCCAGCACGGCCATGGCCGCCCATTTGAGAAGACGCTTAATCAGCCACATCTGAGATGTCCGTCCGTGGTTTGGGGTTGCGCGCGACAATGGCGCGATTATAGCGGCGGACGGGCGGCGGGCGCGAACCGGGGGGTGGCACGGGCGGACGGCGCCGGCAAAGGCCTGTGACTGCCTCGGGCTATTTCTTTTCGGGAATCTTGAGCTCGACCTCAAGGGTCTCGTTCATGTTGGTGTGGAAATTCACCACGTTGACCGTGACGGACTCCGCTCCTTTGGGCGCCTTGAGCATGACGGCGCTCCGCGCGGGGATTTTCGTGGCGCCCCAGCCCGCGGAGGGGGAGGCAACCTTCAGGACAATGTCGGACTTGTTGGCGACATGGAAGATGCGGTTGCCGTCGCGGTCCATGACGTGCTGCGGGCTGACCGTGACGACGGCCATGAAGAGCGCCTCAAGTATCTCCTTTTTGCCGGCGACATGCTCGCCAAACCATCCGGCGGTGCGTCCCGCAAACAGGGCGGCCTTGATGGCGTCCAGCGAGCGGTCCTCCGCGAAAACGAGGGTCATGGGCCGCTGCCCGGCCACCGTGTCGTACTGCTGCATCACGATGCCGTGCATGTCGGAGTTGGCCATGACGGCGAGGTTCTTCTCGATGCACCAGCCGAGCACCTTCGGGTACCACTCGCTGCTGTTGAACACCTCGATGCCGTGCATCCAGCCGTTCGTGAAGACCTTCTCGGCCACGGGCAGCCAGCGGGTCTCGTCGGGCTGCTGCGCCTTCCAGCCGGGGTGGTTGTACTGGATGAACGCGCCCTGGTTCACGGCCTCCTCGACGGCGTCGAAAAAGTTCTCCTTCTCCAGCGCGGAGGAGTTTTTCACAAAGAGCGCGTTGTAATGCCCGTGCTCGGCGTCCCGGGTTATTTCCGAGGCCTTGACCAGCAGGATGTCGTGCTGGACGGCGGCCGGCAGGGCCACCTTGTAGGCGGCGTCATCGTCCGCCACGATGAACTCCTTGCTGGGGTGTTTTTCGATGTGGTCCGTGATGGCAACGGCGTCCAGGCCGTCCATCCAGGCCTCCAGTATCCGGGCCTCGGGCCAGACCACGCCGTCCGAGAAGACGGTGTGCATGTGAAAGTCGCACTTGAGCGTCTTCATCCCCATGATGTCCGGAACTATGATTTGTTTGCGCACCCGCTGCCGGTTCAGTTCGGGCAGTTGCGTGTTGTCAATGTCCAGCGCAAAAACGGAAAGGGAACAGAGCGCGGCTGCAATGATGAGAACGGCATTCTTAAACATGGCAATCTCCTGTTTTGTCTTGCTCCCCCCCAACACAGACAAAAGGGTGCCCAACGCCTGTTCAGGGGTGATTAGAATGGCGTGGACTTTTTCCCCGCCACCGGACACACCCCTTCTTATAGTGGATTTGCGAATGCCACCGCAACTGCGATGAATCCTGAAGCGGCACGTCCCGCCCCGCCGCCCCGTCCATCCCTTCCGTGTTCGTCCGTGCCTGTCCGTGCCCCGCCGCCCCGCCGCCCCGCCGCCCCGCCGCCCCGCTGCCCCGCCGCCCCGCTGCCCCGTCCATCCCGTCCGTGTCTGTCCGTGTCCGTCCGTGTCCCCCCCCCAAACCTGCACACCCCACTCAAAAACAACGGGGCGCGGGTTTTGGCCCGCGCCCCGCATGAACGGCTGTTGTTCCTCAGAATGCCGCCGCAATCAGCCCGTAGGTGTCGGCCCAGGGGCCGTTGGCGGGGAAGCGGCCCAGTTTCTCGTAGCGGATGAACTCCACATGGCCGTCGAGGTACAGGGTGTTCGCGCCGCCGGGGACATGGTTGAACGCCGCGGCCTGTCCGGGCGTGCTGCTGACGCTGTCCCAGTAAATCGGCACCTCCGACTGGGCCTTCGAGCTCGCGCCGGGGTTGTTGATGTCGGTGATGAGGAAGCGCTCCACACCCTCGCGCAGGCGGTAGAGGGTCTTGCCGCCGCCGTTGCCGGAGGTGGCCACGCCGAAGACGATGCTGGCCATGGAACTTGCCGTCACGTCAATGTCGCTGTCCAGCAGTCTGCGTATGGCGTTGCCGTTGTTTGTGACGGCCCTGCCAAAGGCGCCCCCCTGAAACAGCGGAATGGCCGCCGCCATAATCTGTGACGAGCCCTTCGCGCCCGGGGCCACGGTGACCCCCGCCACGGCCGCCACGGGGGCCAAATCGGTCAGGTCGAAATTGGCGTTCACCCGGTCCAGCACCCAGCCAAAATACTGGTAGTGGTCCGAGGGGTTGTCCGCCTGGCCCTTGTAGGGACTGGTGCAAATGAGGCCCTGGGCGTCCTTGATTACGGCCAAGGCGTCCACGGCGGGGCCCGCATCGGGCGCCGAGGGGCACACCAGCACCTGCCAGTCGCTCAGATACTCCGGATATATGGCCGTGACCAGCGGGGCCAGCTCCGGCTCGTCCTGGCCGTCGCAGTTCGCGGGGAGGCCGCCCGATCCGTCCGTGTAATACACCGAGATGCCCTGCATGGGCGGGAACATCCCCTTCGCCTCGTTGCTGTACATCTTCAGCACGACGCCCATCTGCTTGAGGTTGTTCTGGCAGCTCGAACGCCGCGCCGCTTCGCGCGCCCGCGCCAGCGCTGGCAGCAGAATGGCCGCCAGGATGCCGATGATCGCAATGACCACCAGCAGTTCGATGAGTGTGAATCCGTTTTTCTTGCGCATAGCTTCTTTCCTCCTTTGGGGGTGTAATGACACAGTGCCGAAATTCTTTCACTTCTTTGTTCAGTACATACGATAATACTGTTAAATTCCTGTCAGGTCAACATAATTTTTTCGCTGTATTCTCCATTTTGCGGTTCGAAACGGCCTCTCCGAAAAAAACTTGTCATGGTCTGCCCCAAAAAAGTGTGTGCCGAGTTGAACTGTTCCCCGCCATGTCT is drawn from Candidatus Hydrogenedentota bacterium and contains these coding sequences:
- a CDS encoding Gfo/Idh/MocA family oxidoreductase produces the protein MSEKSISRRSFMRRGLAASAAMGIPTIVPSGAFGADAPGNRVNVALIGCGNIGNYHKNWLTQWDDVRIVAVCDAYKSRRTAMAEELNAHYGAGTCRVYDDFREVIALPDVDAVFIGAHDNWHTPMAISAARSGKDVFCQKPLTLDLGQAKLLREAVNGNGRVFQFGTQYRSESLYPKMVELVRNGYIGELQRIDVWCRNVLNDTDKYHTPPYGSTEEVPVPEDLDFNMWQGPSPMVPYTVDRCTPWGGYHCPETSLGFVAGCAIHPLGIAQWGNRADHTSPVRYEGAGSVPKEGIFRTLERWDVLCDYENGVKLRMMDMQTAKPVVMEYYPRKWQDGDGVVFHGTEGWIGDFKFGAFCASNQELWKLDLKPGDERVYESKGHLRNFIDCVKSRAETVCPVEMAIRCDTIAHMVNIAAQTGRAINWDPKSEEILGDGQAAAMTTRPWREEWKIW
- a CDS encoding trypsin-like peptidase domain-containing protein, producing MKTHPFTMSAVLLAIVLSSHCVAGWPDTPDAQSLLERAGYGVGEYEAALAWTETAPGGEMVQGLHVRVEATGERFDLYFDAQGYPLDDAALAALGIQPKNWAPRRVSQPTEIRPGFPLKTKAAPLSPKAAGLLNLSEWVFPPKDAEALALEDAFLEADGAKGVARIGVVDTISPPVEVSSDHVATGEWRVLADGSRLWAMSLRSLGAVGQRVNFSVFPETAGVSVMVYATDAPESGGGPRPVTGPGWSPTCFGEAMTIECHVQAGVDAPFRLVLGELLYLYRDPLAVAEKAAGTCNIGIACRADWLTEAMSVGGLALVYSGASLFCTGTLIADTVQDTSIPYLLTANHCVGTQEKAQSLEVYWLYQAEVCDGEAPSLSNVPRTTGGADYLAGTASTAGGTDVTLLRLRETPPEGLPFVGWLTDPAPVGRSVAVIHHPRGDAKHISFGSVTDNGSLQLGGGRLRPVETFHEVLWTTGTTEPGSSGCPLFTQDTRQIIGQLYGGYASCSKPEEPDYFGRFDVSFPILQPWLDPQVNPEGEGEGEGEGEGEGEGEGEDEPPCCRRTKTGGGSSLFVTALLLMTLWTAALPGGGKQ
- a CDS encoding trypsin-like peptidase domain-containing protein; translated protein: MAAAFLSGHAGHAAEAPLRPGTAVKDRTPDYARAPEGVRWDLAPRVALSEPDITAALAEDKELGEDGEKGALRIGLFQDIYPPATTASGGWQDTPAGERVWALCLHSPCALGMRVAFDRLAVPAGGTLWLADAAAPERLYGPVTPDKAGDWPLWSPACPGESVLVMCVLPAGAEASGLELAVSRLAHVYRDPVRETADKVEPGSCNLDVSCAPAWAEFASAVGGLSTVTSHGLIFCTCTLLNENDPCGDIPLVLTANHCVGGQTGVRGASSVEFYWLYQTASCDGTPPGINTVPRTSGGADYLAGMGGTGRVGGGSDVTLLRMRAAPPAQLARAGWTTTVPALNTPVTCVHHPRGSYKRISHGALKNIGTPHPDWYHEVRWSEGVTEPASSGSALALTATGQIIGQLWGGDSSCAAPGAPDYYGRFDKSYALLGKYLEAPAALFSETGVSISEGAGTLLLSVVLSRPATVDTQVLYATGVGTALPGRDFAHSAGSLFFPAGETQGGLEIALSDNVELDGNRVFTVRLTQEEPCLGVSAGGATITVTLIDDDVDTDGDGLSDAAETGGHYGFVTDPARPDTDGDGLSDYEEVMGTHGHVTDPANRDTDGDGYSDYWELMVLGRNPLDPNDTRRLPSLRVPWFEDMD